A genome region from Bacteroides stercoris ATCC 43183 includes the following:
- a CDS encoding IS110 family transposase: MRIVCGLDVHKDSVFVCILNEKGEKFEAKYGVLTPELEELHQLLLTHEVKEVTMESTSIYWYPIWRILSDIECLKLVNPYFIKQLPGRKSDVRDAAWIAECTMKDLIRGSFVPDEIVQRMRQYNRRIFDLNKEKVYKLTKLDALLQRCNIRISNYVSSTDSKSYKDVVKLLSEGIVNAEKLTEAIHGRTVNRVGKEVITAALTGVVNEVDIDLIRQYREEILMDDKHLKECQEKLTEICRKEFPREFDNLQTIPGVKERSATSILSELGADMKMFITAAALVSWCGLKPRNEESAGKIKSRRITHGNKYIRKTMIECAWGASRTQNCFYSNFSYTQTVVRRKNAMKVKVAIARKMLVVIWHVLSDGVPYNDYKKPEAIAEGNS; the protein is encoded by the coding sequence ATGCGGATAGTATGTGGTCTTGACGTACACAAAGATAGTGTATTTGTTTGTATTCTCAACGAAAAAGGTGAGAAATTTGAAGCCAAGTACGGTGTTTTGACACCTGAACTGGAAGAGCTGCATCAACTTCTCCTTACTCATGAAGTTAAGGAAGTTACTATGGAAAGCACCAGTATTTACTGGTATCCCATCTGGCGCATTCTCAGTGACATAGAATGTCTGAAGTTGGTCAACCCCTACTTCATCAAGCAGCTTCCCGGCAGAAAAAGTGATGTCCGTGACGCTGCCTGGATAGCCGAATGTACCATGAAGGATCTCATCCGTGGCAGTTTCGTGCCGGATGAGATAGTGCAGCGCATGCGTCAGTATAACCGACGCATTTTTGACTTGAACAAGGAGAAGGTCTATAAACTGACCAAACTGGATGCCTTGCTTCAACGTTGCAATATCCGTATCAGCAACTACGTATCTTCTACAGACAGTAAGAGCTACAAAGATGTGGTGAAATTGCTTTCCGAAGGAATTGTCAATGCGGAAAAGCTGACGGAGGCCATCCATGGACGGACGGTGAACCGTGTCGGAAAAGAAGTAATTACAGCCGCTCTGACAGGAGTTGTCAATGAAGTGGACATAGACCTGATACGCCAGTACCGGGAGGAAATCCTTATGGATGACAAGCATCTGAAAGAGTGCCAGGAAAAACTGACGGAAATCTGCAGGAAAGAGTTCCCCAGGGAGTTCGATAATCTTCAGACGATACCCGGTGTAAAGGAACGCTCGGCAACCTCCATACTCTCTGAATTAGGGGCCGACATGAAGATGTTTATTACAGCGGCTGCATTGGTGTCGTGGTGCGGGCTCAAACCACGGAATGAAGAAAGCGCAGGAAAAATCAAATCACGAAGAATCACACATGGTAACAAGTACATCAGAAAGACTATGATTGAATGCGCATGGGGAGCCAGCCGGACACAAAACTGTTTTTACTCGAATTTCAGTTACACACAAACTGTCGTCAGAAGGAAGAATGCCATGAAAGTGAAAGTGGCCATAGCGCGGAAAATGCTTGTTGTCATTTGGCACGTGTTGAGTGATGGTGTTCCATACAATGATTATAAGAAGCCTGAAGCTATTGCAGAAGGCAACTCATAA
- the ribH gene encoding 6,7-dimethyl-8-ribityllumazine synthase — protein sequence MATAYHNLSDYDFNSVPSAENMKFGIVVSEWNYNITGALLKGAVDTLKKHGAKDENIMVKTVPGSFELTFGANQLIEYSEVDAVIAIGCVVRGETPHFDYVCMGATQGITQLNASGDVPVIYGLITTNTMEQAEDRAGGKLGNKGDECAITAIKMIDFAWSLQK from the coding sequence ATGGCTACAGCTTATCACAACCTTTCGGATTATGATTTCAACTCAGTGCCTAGTGCAGAGAATATGAAATTCGGTATTGTAGTATCCGAATGGAATTACAATATCACCGGCGCTCTTTTAAAAGGAGCAGTTGACACCTTAAAAAAACACGGAGCTAAAGACGAAAATATCATGGTAAAAACCGTTCCCGGAAGTTTTGAACTAACTTTCGGTGCCAATCAACTTATAGAATACAGCGAAGTTGATGCTGTAATTGCAATTGGTTGCGTAGTTCGTGGAGAAACACCGCATTTTGATTATGTTTGCATGGGTGCAACTCAAGGCATCACTCAATTAAATGCAAGTGGCGATGTTCCAGTAATTTACGGATTAATTACCACCAATACAATGGAGCAAGCGGAGGATCGCGCAGGCGGCAAGCTGGGTAATAAAGGTGATGAATGTGCAATTACTGCAATAAAAATGATAGATTTTGCTTGGAGTTTACAAAAATAG
- a CDS encoding tetratricopeptide repeat protein, which translates to MAEQKKTNEALNVEEALTQSEAFLIKNKKTIIGAILAIIIIIAGIVMYKNLYAAPREEKAQAALFKGQEYFEADAFAEALNGDSIGYVGFIKIADQYSGTDAANLAKAYAGLCYAHLGKFDEAVKALESFDGDDQMVAPAMKGAMGNCYAQLGQLDKASSMLLKAADEADNSTLSPIYLKQAGEILVKQGKYDDAIKAYTSIKDKYFRSYQAMDIDKYIEQAKLLKK; encoded by the coding sequence ATGGCAGAACAAAAAAAGACGAACGAAGCCTTAAACGTGGAAGAGGCACTTACACAATCAGAGGCATTTCTCATCAAAAACAAAAAGACAATTATCGGTGCTATTTTAGCTATAATCATCATTATAGCAGGTATAGTAATGTACAAGAACCTCTATGCAGCACCTCGTGAGGAAAAAGCACAGGCAGCCCTTTTTAAAGGACAAGAATATTTTGAAGCTGATGCTTTTGCAGAAGCCCTGAACGGCGATAGCATCGGTTACGTAGGTTTCATCAAGATAGCCGACCAATACAGCGGTACAGATGCAGCCAATCTTGCCAAGGCATATGCTGGTCTTTGCTATGCACATCTTGGCAAATTCGATGAAGCCGTAAAAGCATTGGAGAGCTTTGACGGAGATGACCAAATGGTAGCTCCTGCAATGAAAGGCGCTATGGGTAATTGCTACGCTCAACTCGGTCAACTAGATAAGGCATCTTCCATGTTGCTGAAAGCAGCTGATGAAGCAGATAATAGTACACTTAGCCCTATCTATCTGAAGCAAGCCGGAGAAATTCTGGTTAAGCAGGGTAAGTATGACGATGCCATCAAAGCATATACTTCTATTAAGGACAAATACTTCCGTTCATATCAAGCTATGGACATTGATAAATACATCGAACAAGCTAAGCTCTTAAAGAAGTAA